Genomic segment of Leopardus geoffroyi isolate Oge1 chromosome B2, O.geoffroyi_Oge1_pat1.0, whole genome shotgun sequence:
ccaagcagtctaGCTTGTATCAGCGTTTTCTGAAATAACCCTTAAACATTCTATCCTACATattgcctgtttaaaaaaaaaaaaaatccctgtcttGCTGGAGTTTACACTATagtggaagagaggaggaaaatgagcaGCTAACACTGTCAGTAAGGTTTACAAATgcaatgaagaaaagtaaagtagGTTAAGTAGAGACTGTGAAGGAGTGGACCTCTCTAGAGATGAACATGGACCTGAGAGAAGGGATcagaacaatttgaaaatatgagAAATGTTCCAGGCTCAAGAGAGAAGATAAAAGCCCTGAAGGGGCACCAAAATGGTTTGCTTGAGAGGCAGCAACAGGATAATAAACTAGATTACGCAGGGCCTTACAGGTCAGGCGAAAtaaatgtctctcaaaaataaatattaaaaaataataataattaagagtGGCTGAAGAACAGATCATGAGATAACTAAAAGAGAAACCATTGAAACCTGTTTGAGTCTCTTCCAGGAGTCCTGGCAAGGGAAGATGGGAGTGGAGACAGCAGGGCTGGAGAAAATGCAGGTGCAGCAGGGGCTTcaatttgggttatttttttgaAGGTAAAGATGATTGGGCTTGCTCCTGGATTTCATGTGAGGTGTCAATGATGGCTCTTAGTTTTTGGCCAGAACCACTGGGCTAAAATGGTGGTGCCATTCATTTAGTGATAGTgaagagggtgggggggtggggagcagttaTCTGATGGACATGCCACCTTGGTCTCTTGCAGAAAACATCTCATTGATAGTTTTCTCTCCCGTTATTGGTCAATCTCCCGAAGAAATAGTCAACACTTCTTACTATGTGATGCCAGTTATAAGTACCATACATATATAAGCAGCTAAACCTCACAACTTCGTATGGAGTCAGATCCTATTATCTCCAAATTAGAGACTGAGGCGGTTGAACAACCTAAGTGCATAGGGCCAGAAAGCTCCCTAAGTGGGATTTGTTCTGATCTGTGAACTACCAAGCTAATCTCTAGTAGGGAAAAGTGTAGTCCCCAGTCTGACTGTCCCACCATCAGGATTGAGTCCCACCTATTGTAAACCTTTCAtctaccccctcccccaatttcaCTTACCCTTTGGGGGCCAAGTGTGGTAATTTTGTATAAGTGTGGTAGAGAATCCCAGAGACCCTTTCAAGAGGTCTGTATGGTTTTCCCTTTTCATATTCCTATCTATAAGgctaaattttcttcaaattccaACCAAAATAACATTCTGCAGCAGACTAAATGCAGAGAACTCAGCTAGTGGTCTTCTATTTGgtttacatgtatataaaagTAGTACATTGAAAAGGTACTGGCACTTCTATATTTGTTTGAgaatatttgcttttcattttatacatgTTATGTTCACCTATTATagttatgtttaaaaagaatCCAGGTCAGTTCCAGACAATATCACATTTCCCCTAAGACTGACTGAGTTTTGGTCAAAGCTGCATCTCAGAACCCAACTCCTAgaccctcccttttttttttttttttaccccaagtGTGCTCTTGGACATTTCTAGCTGTGAAAGTTTTAATTAAGGGTTAAACTCAAGGGCCACCTTGGCTGTGATGTTATCTCCAATATCTTCAATGAAACATCAAGGAgctatttattcaaaattttattctttaattagcAAActtgggaggagaggggcaggtggCAATGGTAGCTACATTAGGACTCCGAGGCAAAGCCAGAGACCACAAACAGTTGGTTTTTCCTTGCCAAGCTGGAGCAGACTTTAAACCAGGCCAGATCATTCCAGCTCTGACCACAGTCTACTCTCAATCCTGCATCCAGGTGCGTTGGTTGCTAACTGGCTTCACTTCATCCAAGGACCTAGATGCAGGGCCTTCATGGCATCCTCCAGCTTGAGCATCCCTGCACCAGAAAGCAACAGATGTTCATGAGGAGAGAGGGTAAAAGCCTGGGCAGTTCTCAGCCTCTTTAAAGGTTCATTTCTGGGACTTCCCAGCCCAGCGGTCTGCACCTGGAATTCTTGGGAGTCCTCAGAATGTGGGGTCGCTGAGCCCATTCCAATATCCCCCAAGAAGCTAGGGGGAGTgttggagggaagggaagaatgggGGTCAGGTCTCAGATAATCTTCCCCTATGAGGCCAGTCCCAGGCAGCCTCTCTTCATAGTCTTAATCCAGGGTCTCTAGGACCAAGAGACAGCATTACTGGGGGCCATCCGGGTGGTGCCTAATGTGCGGGTGGTGGTTGCcagtggaagagagggagagttGAGAAGGGCTACAGAAGAGGGAGTAAAACTACCCAGGCTTCCCCAAACCTCTCACCTCGTTCCTGTCGCTGGCGGTGCCACTCGGCCATGGACTGGAGCATCCATTTGGCCCTAAGCTTGTACAAGTAAGAGCCATAAACCACGACCTCGGCGAGTCCCGAGGATTCCAGAACCTTTAACTCAAGCATGACTTTGCTGACTCGCTCGATGTACGGGATTCGAGATCCACCTACGCCTGTTTGGGGAAGGAGATGAGCGCTCAGGACCACGGAGACCGAGACGCCTGGGTCAGGGCTGGGCTCACTCACCAAACATAGCTTCCAAGAGTTGTGTCTGGACCTGAAACACCTCAGGATCTTTCAAGTCGTCGGGAATTTTCACCCACGGTGGAATATCTTTTCGTTTCGGCAGCGTCCCCATCTGCACTGGTTTCAAAACCAATTACACTCCAACCCAAGCTAGGCCTAACACAGTCAGCCAGGGCCACGGCGCGGGCTGGAAGTTGAGCACCTGGGCAGGCCCCGCCTACAAcaagccccgccccctgcctgggGCCCTAGTCGGCCACTCACATCGCTCCGCCGGCCCGCCTGCGCTTAGGTTGTGCACGTGACCACCTCCGTCACCTTACTCTCTCCCCAGCACCGGTGGGCCCAGCTGCCTCAGAGGGTATAAGGGTTTCCGTCGACTCTTTGCTTCCACACCAGAATCTCTTGGCCTGGGgagtgtgtgggggagagggcgATGGCAGCTCTTCCCCTGGGAACAAGCGGTTGGGCCTGAACCCCCAAAAGTCGAAAACTGAGGTTTCAGGGTGCGAGAACCACAGGGGAGCTGCCAAATCAAGTTCTTGCCTCCCACGTTCCAAAGGAGGGTTCCATTTCCCCTGGACCTAACGGGGCCCAACCCTGAGTCCACTGAGAACCCTACAACTCATGGGGACTTGGGAATTAAATTGCTGccatttaacaaatgagaaaaggagatTCAGAAATTATTTATCTTCAAGGAATGTGATGGGGGCTCTAAACTGCCCCTGCTGTCCACGTTCCTTGAAGCCCACGAGTCTGGAACTTTTAAATCTATCCAGATTTCAGAGCTCAGGTGTGCCGCACCTGGCCATTTTGGCCCAAActgtatgtttttaatgtttattgattttgagagagagagaatgtgagtgggagaggggcagacagaaagggagagtgagagaatacCAAGAAGCCTCCACACTGTCCAGACTTCTGGTTCTAAATAGTTTTGTttaggggcaggtgggtggctcaatcagttaagcacccaacttgggctcaggttatgatctcaggtttgtgagttcaagtcctgcattggggattcttgcttgggattctctctgtctttctgctctcccaccacttgtgcacacacacactctctctctctcaaaataaataaacttaaaaaaatagttttattcatttaaaaagcacatCATTTGTAGTTCATACATGGGATTCACCCAATGAAAGTGTGATTTCAATGTTTCGTAGCTTCATAAATGCAGAGATGAAGCTGACTTTTCCCAAGACCTTGTTCTGGTAACATCTAAGCCCATGAGCTTACTATTAAGACTATTTCTTAGGGCAGACTTCCTCATATTCAGTCAAAAACTaggttcttggggtgcctgggtggctcagttggttgagtgtctgactcttggttttgactcaggttgtgatctcacagttggtgggttcaagtctggctctgtgctgacagtgtggaccctgcttgggtttctctctctctctgcctctccccccttctcaaaataaataacccttAAACAACTGTGGGATTTTAGCAACCACCAATGTAATCAATTTATATAATTATCCATGGCTAAAACTATCAAATATTCAACTATTAAGGAACTGGATATTCACAAGGTCTGGAAGGAATGACAGGAGAGAATGTTCCTTTACAATATAGAGTTGGAGGATGCCACCTCAACAAAGTTTGAGATGCCACCTCAACAAAGACCAGAATTAGCATCACCAATAGGACAAATGGACTACTGGTTTGTCAATgtcatataaacaaaaatgaagacttttattAATAAAGAGACAATGAAATGCAATGCATGATTCAAATCCTGAAtcaaaggcagagacagaacatTTTAGACCAATGGGGGCTCTTTTTtcttataagattttatttttaggtgcacctgggtagctcagtcagttaaactcaggtcatgatctcatggttcatgggttcaagccctgcatccagctctgtgctgacagctcaaagcctggagcctgcttcagattctgtgtctccctctctttctgcccctcccccactcatgctctgtctttctctctcaaaaataaataaacattaaaaaaatattacaaatgattttatttttaagtaatgtctacaccaacatggggctcagactcacaatgttgagatcaagagtcacatgctctacagactgagccagccaggttcccccaGTGGGGACATTTTAATATGGACTATGTTGTAAAgtaatatttgcatatatgttctATAATACAGAACTTGTAGAACATgacaagtgtttttaaatttttttttaatgtttattgattttgagagagagagagagagaatgtgagtgggagaggggcagacagaaagggagagtgagagaatactaagaaggctccacactgtcagtgcagaagccaacacggggctccatctcacaaaccctgacatcatgacttgagccaaaatcaagagtctgatgcttaaccaactaagccacccaggcaccccaagtatttttattatataagggAAAGTGCTGTTTCTCATGAGAAACATGCTGAAATATGTAAAGTGAAGTGTTGATATCTACAATTTACTTACAAATATTTCAgccccctgccaaaaaaaaatgaaacactatcattttctatgtatatatagaaaGCCAATGTGACAAATGTCAACAGTTGATTCTCAGTAAGGACATACagaattctttttacttttctgtggttttgctttttttgcttttttattttttttaagtaggcttcatgcctaacttagagcttgaactcatgactctgagattaagagtcacatgctctactgactgagccagccaggctcagtTCAAAACCTGTGGTTTTGAATTTTAACGGAAGGGAGGAGAAGTAATTTTGTGTTAGTTAGCTAATACAAAGTAACACTATTGGGGGACAAAAGTGCAACCCATCTCCTCAGTGAGAATTTTCTTACCATGCTTTCTAAATACTTTCCCGTACCTACTCCCACAACATTTCTTTGGCTGGAAGTTCAATGtagtatgtatgcatgtatgtatttaaaagctcctatttttaaggggtgcctgggtggtacagttggttaagcatctgactcttgattttggctcaggtcatgatctcatagttcgtgagttcgagccccacattgggttctgcactgatggtgtggtacctgcttgggattctgtctctccttgtctttgcccctcccctgcttgtactctctctctctctctctctctctctctctctctctctcaaaataaataaaaataaacttaaaactttttaaaaagcttctatttttaagcaatctccatacccaacatggggctcaaacccacaacgccaagatgaagagtcacatgttccactgactaaGCTAGCCAGTCATCCCACCAATATAGTATTTAAAGAAGCAGATAGAGAGGCACAGGAATTATGTCTAACTTGAGGGCATTAGAGACAAGCCTGCATAACTATACAGACTTATTTCAAACTTGTAAAACTGTACCGACTTAGAGGATAAACAACCAAGACTTAAATTGTTGGTTCAGAAAGTATGACCATCCAAAAATATTGGATAATAATGACTAATGTCCCTTCTAAAGAGCTCATGCACAATTAAATCAGCACAAGTGTCACATCAGCAGCTGATAAGCACTGGTTTCCCCACTCCTATCAATGATTCCCCCACTGTCTGCCTGGCCCCTAGGATAAGTGACTATGGAGCCCTCGTTGCTTTTTCACTTACCCATTTTCATTGTAGTTTCACAAACTGCTGGTTTGGGGGCCTATTTGGCAAGTGGTGTGATTTACTAAGGCAAGTTATATTCCTGTCCCCAACCCTTCCTCAGAAAGTGTGCCACTACCAACCCCTTCTTGCTTGAGGAATACCTATCTTAACTTTTGTTATTTCCCAGGATGCAAGTATTTACGTGTCTCCCTTTAATTTCCCAGTCTGGTTaaccttctgactcttgatttcagctcaggtcatgaactcactgttcgtgagatccagcccctacaatgagctctgcactgacagcatggagcctgcctgagattctctctcttcctctctctctgcccctcccccactcatgcacactgtctaaataaataaataaacatttaaaatttatatgaaagtgtggcttagttggttgactctaactcttggtttccactcaggtcatatcccagggtcatgggatcaagcccacattgggctctgcgcagaAGGTGGGGCCTGtctaagattctccctctgcccctctcccctgcccattcttgctttctctctaaaataagaaattaaattaaataaaaaataataaaatttatataaaaaggcCAAGGaaccagaatagctaaaacaattaaaaaaaaaaagtatgattaaTCTGCCTAAATTTAACTATCATTTtatagctatagtaatcaagactgcATGGTATGGGcagattaaatgtaaaatatacggACATAAAGACTTTAGGGAAAAATACGGAGTAATCTTTCAGAAACTAGGCTAATCTAAGAGTCCTTGGGTTTGTCACCAAAAGcttgatccataaaagaaaacattgatcaATGGATCTCATCTAAAGTAAAAACTTTTGTTAAGAACCTGTTAAGATGAAAAGGCGGGattcctaggtggctcagtcagttgagcatgagacttttggtttcagctcaggtcaagatctcacaggtttgtggttcgagccccagtcaggctctgtgctggcagcatggagcctgcttgggattctctctctgcccctcccccactcacattgtctctgtctttctcaaaaataaataaatagactttaaaaaaaaagaagaagatgaaaagacaaactataactgggagaaaacatttggaaaacacaTATCTCACAAAGAATGAGTGgatcagttagttaagcttctaacttcaactcaggtcatgatctcaaggttcatgagttcgagccccacttcgggctctgttctgacagctcgggagcctgaagcctgctttgggagagacaaagtatgaatgggggaagaacagagagagagggagacacagaatccaaagcaggctccaggctctgagctgacagcacaaagcaggatgtgaggctcgaactcacgaatggtgagatcatgacctgagctgaagtcggatgcttaactgactgagccatccaagcacccctctctctctttttttttttttaattttttttgtaatctttttttatttttgaggggcctggagcctgctttggattctgtgtctccctctctctctaaccctccccaactcttgctctctctctcaaaaatatataaaaatattaaaatttttttaaatgaataaacattaaaaaagaacacataaagaactctcaaaactcgaGAGTAAAAACTAAtacaagtagaaaataaaagacataaagacATTTCACTTAATGGGATATAGAGATGCCtagtaagtacatgaaaagatgttcattatcatttgctattagggaaatgtaaattaaaatctaaataagatggggcacccgggtggctcagtcagttgggcgtctgactttggctcagatcatgatctcacag
This window contains:
- the DPPA5 gene encoding developmental pluripotency-associated 5 protein, which encodes MGTLPKRKDIPPWVKIPDDLKDPEVFQVQTQLLEAMFGVGGSRIPYIERVSKVMLELKVLESSGLAEVVVYGSYLYKLRAKWMLQSMAEWHRQRQERGMLKLEDAMKALHLGPWMK